GGTAACTTGCGGCGATACGACTGAAACGCTCACCCCTGACCTTGACTGGTTAGATCTGGCTGTGGACCTTCAGCAGGAGTTTGATGAATTTCTCTGGAGTGTGGAACTGGGCGGCTACTACAACGCGGCCAGCGATGCCAGCGCCGATCTGTTGGTTCGGGAGCGCGGTTATGCCGATAATGCCACCCCGGCAGCCAATGGGATCGCGATCGCTAACCTGATCCGATTGGCTCTACTCACTGAAGATCTGCAATACCTGGAGCGGGCTGAACAGGGACTCCAAGCCTTTGCCAGCGCGATCGCGAACCAGGCTCGCAGTTGTCCCAGCTTGATCAGCGCCCTGGATTGGTATTACCACTACACCCTGATCCGTGCCACGCCCGATCGTCTCGCTGCTCTGGATCACCAATATCTACCCACGGCGGTATTAAAACGGGAACCGCACTTGCCGGTAGATGCGATCGCCTTGGTCTGTCAAGGCTTAAGCTGCAAAGAACCGGCCCAAACCGAAGCCCAATTACAGGCCCAAATTACCCAAAGCCAGACGCGATCGCTTCGCTAGAGCCGCCGCCTGTGCTGCTGGAACACCCCGTCTTCGCCCTAAAGCTCGACCAACGAACCGCTGGGACCGCTAAAATAGCAATAATTTGTGCCCTAGCCATCCTTAAGTGGATACCGATGGCCCTCACCCCCGGCCCCTCTCCCACAAGGGGCGAGGGGAGTTAGGTGGCCCTCACCCCCGGCCCCTCTCCCACAAGGGGCGAGGGGAGTTAGGTGGCCCTCACCCCCGGCCCCTCTCCCACAAGGGGCGAGGGGAGCTAGATTTGGTCTCCCTTCTCCTGCCCTAGGAGAAGGGGTTAGAGGATGAGGGCCTCCCGTTGAACGATACCTACCTGCTTAAGGGCGCTGCTAGGGTATGGGTGATCTCCCCCGTCTGTCAATCCTATCCATTTGCATGAGATCGATGAAAAACCTCTTGAGTAACCTGCTGGTTCCGCCTCCGTCGCCCCCTCGGCTTAGCGCTCAACGCCAACGGGTTGAAATTAAATCCGCCCGCGAGATTGAGATTATGCGGCAGGCCGGTCGGATTGCAGCTACGGTACTCAAGGAAATTGCCGATCGCGTCGAACCGGGAATGACGACGGCGGATCTGGATGCCTATGCTGAACAGCGGTTGCGAGAACTCGGCGCAACTCCCAGTTTTAAGGGTTATCACGGCTTTCCGGCCTCCCTCTGTACCTCGATCAATAACGAAGTTGTTCATGGCATCCCCAGCCATCGTAAGCAGATCCGGGCTGGGGATTTACTTAAGGTTGACACGGGAGCCTATTTCCAGGGCTTTCATGGCGACTCCTGCATCACGATCGCGGTTGGTACTGTCACTCCGGCTGCTGCCAAGCTCATGCAGGCCGCCGAAACTGCTCTCTACAAGGGTATCGAACAGGTCAAGGCGGGGAATTACTTGCTTGATATTGCGGGGGCGATCGAAGATTATGCCAAATCCCAAGGCTTTAAAGTGGTCGAAGACTATACGGGGCATGGCGTTGGCCGCAACTTGCACGAAGAACCTGCTGTGTTCAACTTCCGTACCCATGACCTGCCTAATGTCAAACTCCGAGCCGGGATGACCCTGGCGATCGAACCTATCCTCAACGCTGGTTCCAAATACACCCGCACCCTCGCCGATCGCTGGACGGTGGTGACCGTCGATCGCTCTCTGTCGGCGCAATTTGAGCATACGGTCCTAGTCACCGAAACTGGCTATGAAATTTTGACCGATCGCAGTCAGGTGTAGGTACCCAGCCCCATGCAAAAGATACCCATTCGTAGGGGCAGGTTTTGCCAAGGAATCTGACACAAGACGCAGATCTAGATAAACCTGCCCCTTAGGGTTTGGGGCGATCGCCGATTGGTTGGCGATCGCAGATTTGGGTTAGGTTGATAATTCTTGATCTGGGCGGGTCTATCCAGATTGTGGATAGGCGGGAAAGGTTTGGGGACAACCCGCCCCTAAGTGTGGGGTGGGTTCAAAAGAATCAATATCAACATCAATATCAACGGGTCTCCATTCCACGTAGGTCAGGGATAGCTAACTATTCGGTGCCTTTTGCTTTACCCAGCAATACTAATTTCTATATCCGACCTGTAGAGTAAGAGCAGGATTGGACCACTATCCTTGGGGTATCCTTGGTGGCTGGCCGCAGTCCGGTATCGTCAGGCTGCAACTTCAGAAGTTTAGTGTCCTATGCTCAGTCGCGTTGCTGACTCAATTTATTGGATGAATCGCTATGTCGAACGGGCCGAGAATATCGCCCGTTTTGTTGATGTCAATCTGCATCTGCTGCTTGAATCCCCAACCGGGATGGCCCAGCAATGGCAACCTCTGGTCCTGACAACGGGAGATCTGGAGTTCTTTGAGGAGCACTACGGTGAGGCCAATGCCGACAATGTGATCCAATTTCTCACCTTTGATGAGGACTACCCCAACTCGATCGTCTCTTGCCTGCGATCTGCTCGCGAAAATGCACGATCGGTGCGAGAAGTCATTTCTTCAGAAATGTGGGAGCAACTAAACCAGTTTTACCTCATGGTGCGCGAAGCCGCACCTGGACAACCCCTCTCGGCCCTCCATGACTTTTTTACCGAAGTCAAGCTCTCCAGCCATCTGTTCGCTGGGGTGATGGATGCTACCTTAAGTCACAACGAAGGGTGGCACTTTGGGCAGATTGGTCGCTTGCTGGAGCGGGCTGATAAAACCGCCCGGATTTTGGATGTTAAATACTTCATCCTGCTGCCATCTGTGCAGGACGTGGGGACGATGATGGATGAGGTGCAGTGGATTGCCTTGCTAAAGTCGGCCAGTGCGTTTGAAATGTACCGCAAACGACGCAAGCATCGCATCACCCCGATCGGGGTCGTGGAATTTCTCGTTTTAGATCGCGAATTTCCCCGGGCCATGCGCTTCTGCTTACTCCAAGCTGAGCGATCGCTTCACCAAATTACCGGCACTCCTGCTGGCACCTGGAGCAACCCCGCCGAGCGGGCACTGGGACGCCTGCGATCGGAATTAGACTACATCACCGCCGAAGAAATCATCCAAACAGGGCTGCATGAATTCCTGGACAGCCTGCAACTGCAAATGAATGAGGTGGGTCAACAGATTTTTGAAACCTTCTTTGCTCTGACCTAGGCGAAAAGCTGCCATCGGGTCCCTGCCCAAGGCGATCGCGTAGCGTCTCCACGGGAGAATCGTGCAGCGTCTCCACGGGAGAATCACACCCGGTACAATGCAGAGCAGATCGCTCAGGACAGTTCCCAGCCTGGCTGATCTGCTGCCCTTTACCCCTGATCCCGTCGTGCGCAACCTGAAGCTGAGAGCCGTTCCTGTTCTGTCCCCTGTCGGACGACTTGCCTTGATATTCCTGGGATTGGCCCTAGTGGTATCGCTTCATCGCTACTTTAGCTTTTACACCAGTAACGATCAGGGGATTTTCAATCAGGTTTTTTGGAATAATCTCCACGGCCATTTTTTCCAGAGTTCCCTCTCGTCGCAACTGTCTACAAATGTCATCCATGCTGGCGAAGTTCCCACGGTCTATTACCATCGCCTGGGGCAACACTTCACCCCAGCCCTCCTCCTCTGGCTACCCTTCTATGCCCTGTGGCCCTCACCAGCCCTGTTACTGACGCTGCAAGTGATTTTGGCCACCTTAGCTGGATTAGTCTTGTATGTCTTGGCTCGTCAACGCCTATCCCCCCAGCTATCGGGTTGGATAGTGGCGAGTTATTACGGGGCGAATGCGGTGATCGGCCCGGCGGTGGGCAATTTTTATGATGCCTGTCAGTTGCTCCTCTTTGTCTTTGGCTTGTTACTGGGCCTGGAAAAACGCTGGGACTGGTTATTTTGGCTCGGAGCCGCCCTAACGTTAGCAGTGCGGGAGGATGCGGGGGTCGTACTGGTGGGGATTGGGGCCTATCTGGTCCTGAGCAAGCGGGACCCCGTGCGGGGCGGGTTGTTAGCTGGACTGAGTTTAGGGTACATCCTGGTGATCACAGGTGTTGTCATGCCGGTCTTTTCAGCGGATATTTCCCGTCGCTTTATGATTGAGCGGTTTGGCCAATACGTGACGACGGAGGATGCATCAACGCTTGCGATCGTGGCGGCGATCGCGCGGCAACCCTGGCAACTGCTGGTGGAGTTGGTCACGCCTGTAAGGGGGACTGTGCAGTATTTGCTGGGGCATTGGTTACCACTGGCTTTTGTCCCCGCGATCGCGCCAGCCAGTTGGATAATGACGGGTCTCCCATTGCTACAAATCTTTCTGCAACAGGGCACCGAAGCACTTTCAATTAACGTGCGCTATGCCACGCCCGTAATTCCAGGTCTATTTTATGGGGCGATCCTGTGGTGGTCCCAACGGTTAGCACGATCGGCGACAATAGTGACACCAGGAGAAATAGTTCCAACCGTCAGCTTGCCATCCCGTCGTTTTCGTCGCTTTTGGATGGGGTGTATTGTCCTTTCCCTCCTGTTCACCCTCTTGGCGAACCCCCACCGATCGCTATATTTTCTCATCCCAGACTCGATGCAGCCCTGGGTTTATGTGTCCCTGCCTCGGCAATGGCACCATGTGGGTCAAATCCGCCAGGTTTTAGCGCAAATTCCGCCAACTGCCAGTGTGTCGGCTTCCCGGTTTTTAGTACCCCAGTTGTCGGGACGACGGGCTGTCCTCCAGTTACCCCATTTACAGGTGCGCGACGATCACTTTCAGGTGGTCAATGTAGACTACGCGATCGCGGATTTCTGGAACTTAGCCTATCAACTAGAGTTCTCCGGCGCACGGGCCAAATTAGCCGAAACGCTAACGGTGTTTGAGCAGGCCCAGCAACAAGGGTATGCATTGGTAGCCTATGCCGATGGTGTCGTGTTATTGCAAGCCGGTGGGGTCGCTGACCCACCGGCGATCGCCACCTGGGAAACTTTGCGCCAAGATTTGCGATCGCGCTTGGCAGCTTGGGGTAAGAAGGAAAGCTAGGAGAGAGAAGCGAGGAGATATCGTTATTTCAGATTAGAAAGAGATGTCTAAGCCCCTCTCCCGCTCTGGGAGAGGGGTTGGGGATGAGGGGGCTGTTTCAGCCTGAATTGCAGTGACTATACAATCGGGGGAGGCAATCGTGCCTTGAATCTCGCTGAGGCGAAACCTGATGAGTGATGCAGTGACGTGGGACCCAGAGGCAGAAGCCCGTCTAAAGGAAATTCCGTTTTTTGTGCGTCCAATAGCCCGTAAGAAGCTCGAGAAGTTTGCCCAGGAGGAGTTTGGGGCCACGGCAGTGACGGTGGCGATCTGCGAGCAGGCCAAACAGAAGTTTGGTGAGTAGGACTGGGGGATCTGCGATCGAGTCGACCGCAGAAATTTACCGATCCCCCTTGACGAAGGGACTCCCGACAGGGCACTATGGAGTACGCAGCAATACGGGGCTATAGCTCAGTTGGTAGAGCACCTCAATGGCATTGAGGGGGCCAGCGGTTCAAGTCCGCTTAGCTCCATTAGGTTTTAGGTGGGATGAATGATGGATCAAGAGCGTAATGAATTAGAACAAGCTCTCCAACCCCTCCTAGAGCGAATGATCCGACCATTACATGAAGATCTTGGGTCGCTTAAAGACGATGTGGGACGGCTCAAAGACGATGTGGGACGGCTCAAAGACGATGTGGGACGGCTCAAAGACGATGTGGGACGCGTTGAACGACAGCTTCACGACATCAATTACAAGTTTGATACTTATCAGAAAGCCTCAGATCAGGTGGTGCGCTTAGCAACAACGATCGTGATTGCAGCCGCTTCAGTAGTTGTCCTGTCCCCAGTTTTGCAAGCGGTGGCCGATGCGGTGGCCGCATTTACGATCGGAGTCAGTGGCTAGGGTGGGTGTGCCCTTAACAATCTTGTATTATTTTTTGTATTATTCTATTATTTTTTGTATTATTCACGATTTTGTATATTTATAGTCATTGCAATTTAGACTGAAACAGCACCCTCACCCCCCACCCTTCTCCCAGAGCGGGAGAGAGATTTAGGGTGAGGGCTGCCCCTAACTTACCCAGGTAAAACTGTACTTTATGATTGAGGTAAAGGCTGTATCTAATCAGGATCTCATCCAACAGCCATCACACACTAACGAAAATCCGTCTCGGTTTGGGTCTCCGTCATCTCAAAATTAGAGGGATCATAGAGGAAGCGGCTGATTTCCTGCTCCAGACGGTGGATTAGGTAAGGCTCGATCGCATTACTATGGCGCAACGCCGCAATATAGCCATCAATGTAGAGTCGCAAATCATCGAAGCGGTAGCCCCGTTGCCACAGTTCCACAAGGGCATCGCTCAGGCGTTGGTAGAACCGGATGGTTTGGGTGTCCTGTAGCATGGCAATTATTCCTCCTCTTGCCAAGTAAATTGGGGCGATCGCGCAGCCTTGGCTTCATCAACCCGCCCAACCGGGAGGTTATGGGGGGCATGGTTAACAAAGTCCGGGTCCTGCTGGATCTCATGATCAATCTGGATCAGTGCTTGGGCAAACTGACGCAGCGTTTCCAGGGTTTCGGTTTCCGTGGGTTCAATCATCAGCGCTTCCGGCACGATCGCCGGCCAGTAGACTGTAGGCGAATGGAAACCATAATCCAGTAAACGCTTAGCAATCCCGTAGGCGGAACTGCCTGCTTTCTTTTGCCGCTGGGCTGAAACCACAAACTCGTGCATACAGGGAACCTGCCCGTGGGAAGGGGGATAATGCTCCTGAATTAAGTGGCGCAGGTAATTGGCATTAAGGATAGCGTCTTCGCTCGATTGCCGCAGGCCATCGATCCCCAACGTCATGATGTACGTATAGGCCCGCACCATCACGCCAAAGTTGCCGTAGAAACCCTTAATCCGACCAATCGACTCATTCACCTCAAAATCCAACCCATAGCCCGTTTCCGTCTTAACCACCCGCGGTTTGGGCAGATACGGCGCGAGTTTGGCGTTGGCAACTACAGGGCCACAGCCGGGGCCACCCCCACCGTGGGGCGTTGAGAAGGTTTTATGCAGATTAAGATGTACCACGTCAAACCCCATATCACCGGGACGGGCCAGCCCCGCGATCGCATTCAAATTTGCCCCGTCATAATACAAAAGACCCCCAACCGCATGAACTTGTTGCGCGATCGCCCGAATATTTGTTTCAAACAAACCCACCGTATTGGGATTGGTCAGCATCAACGCGGCTACTTGATCATTCAACAGTTCCGCCAAGTGTTCCAGATCCACCAACCCCTGAGCATTGGAACGCACCTCCTGCACCTGATACCCAGCCATTGTGGCCGTAGCCGGGTTAGTACCGTGGGCCGAATCAGGGACCAAGACAATCCGACGTTGCTCCGCTTGGCCCTGAGCAGCATGGTAGGCCCGCACCATCAGAATCCCTGTCAGCTCACCGTGGGCACCGGCTGCTGGTTGCAGACTGGTTTCAGCCAGCCCTGTAATATCGGCGAGGGCAACCCCTAAGTCATACATTAACTGGAGGGCACCCTGGACCGTCGCTTCCGGCTGGTAGGGGTGGAGGTTGGCAAACCCAGGGAGACTGGCCGCCCAATCATTCACCTTGGGGTTATACTTCATCGTGCAAGACCCCAGGGGATAGAAATTGGTGTCGATGGAAAAATTCCCTTGGGAAAGGCGTGTGTAATGTTTCACCACTTCCCGTTCGCTCACCCGTGGCAACGCTGGGGGTTCCAGGCTGATCAGATGAGCCGGGAGATAGTCAGTTAGCAAGACGGGATCTGCCGGGGGAAAATACTGGGCAGTGTAGTCGGGGGTACTTTTGCGGTAGATCGAGGCTTCCGGCATAATCAGTAAATTCGCCTGTTTGGGAACTCCCAACAAGTTTTATTTATTGTAACCATACTTACCCGAAGGAGCGGGAGGGAATGGTGACAGTTGACCAGATGCCCTGACATCTATGACTGAACATCTATGGTAAGCATTCCCAGTTTTTGGGAGATTCTTTAACCCAGCGTTTCCCACATCCTCTGGCTCCCTTGCCTCCAGTGGCATGTTGGTTGACGAACCGGCAAGTCTTATCGGCAAAACCTGTGCGGAAGCTCCACAAGATGCCATAATCCGTAAACAGCGAGTGGGGCGAGGACAGTCAGATCAGCCTCCTGATTGACTGCCAAAACTCGAACCGCCCTCACCCCAACTGCCCCCCTAGAGCAGGCGAGGTGCCCATCGAGCCAGGTTTTGCAGTTAAAATTCCTTCGTCCCTTGTGGGCGAAGGAATTTGGGGATGAGGGGAAAAGAGTGGTCAGGTAACCAAGTGTAAAACCTCATATTTTAAAAATATCTACTCCCCTATTTGATACCTCCTAGTTTTGATAACCTTACTAACAATCTGAGTATGCTACCAAATAAAATTGTTATTTTGATCGTTTTAGTCTCTAGGGGTTGACTATTCAAGTACTTCGATATATTATTACGAAATGCATTACAATCGTAGTTGTAGTGTGAAACTTCTATTGTTATATTGCATATTTTTTATATTTGTATATTTTGATATAAATCTCAAATAATTTTTGAATATGAAATTTTCCTTTAATAAAATTTTCCTTTATAACAAACTTTATAATAAATGCGAATATGAATATGATAGAGTAGAAAAATCAAATAGTAAAGTTAATAAAATTGGTTCTTCTGGGATTTTGGGGTAAGCAGTATCAGCAGCTACAAATAAACGATCGCAAATGCTGAGTTTATGGTGGGGGCGCTACGCGCCCCCACCATAAACTCAGAAGAGCCAGAGATTGATGTAAGGTAAAGCTATGGTTGACAACCCAAAGAATGTTGTTCTTGGATTTGCAACTAATCTCGATCCAGACAGATTAGAGGTATTTTCTAAAACCCTTCGCAACGTCTACTCTCCTCAGGTATGCGATTTAGTAATCTATACAAACAATGTAGACGATCGACTACATCAGATGTCTAATGAGTATGCGATCAGGTTTCTATATACACCCAACACCTACTCTGGCAGCGTAAATAAACTATCAAAACTTTTAAATAGAGCCATACTTTATCCTACAAAATGGCTAGCACGTTTGACCCAAAACTTACCTTCATTAAGAATTATATTTTATGAAATGTACTTTCAGCTCTTGAAGCTTTGGCATCATCCTCACTTTGTTCGATGGTTGAGTTACGCAGAATTCATGAAAGTAAATCCACAATATGAGAAAATTTTTATTTCAGATGTCAAAGATGTCGCTTTCCAGGCACCTTTTTTTGAGGAATTAGATTCTTCCGATCTATGTTTTTTTAAACAAGATGTTCAATATGGCGGTGATGATTTTTGGGATACAAAATGGTATCGCTCCAGCTATGGTGCTAGAGCCTTAAATAAGGTAATAGGCGAGCCTGTTTTTTGCATAGGCACAGTCATGGGAAGCACTAAGGGAATCCAAGCTTTCCTTGAAATTATGTGTGCAGAAATCTTAAAAGCTCCTTTTAGAGGTGTTGAGCAAGCCACATTCAATCATCTCTTTTATACTGAGGCATTTAAGAACATTGCATTTCAAATCTATGAAAACGCTGTTGGACCTGTGCTAACATTAACTGCCGGATCTTGGAGTCGTTTTAAGGTTTGCTCTGATGGTCTATTTACGATCGATGGAAAACTCATTCCTGTTATACACATGTATGATCGGCATCAAGAAGCATTTGAGTTCTTCTCTAGAGTCTTAGGGCGCGAGATGAAAGAAACGGGCCTTGTAGGTTTTAAGTAAACTAACGAGGTTATAATTACGAATAAAGAATTAACATTTTTATGACTTACAGTACTTAGCCGGAGTGATAACTGATGAACATAGAGAAACTATTTGTCGGTAATCAGGAGAAGATCAAAGCCCTTTTAAGTGCCATTGGCTTTGATTATCGGCACTGGGACAGATCGGTGCTTTATACGAATTGCTTTGCCTTAATTCGAGAGTTAGAGCCAAGCACACTTGATGTTCTCGAAATTGCTCCTAGTCAAGTTTGGCAAGAGTTAGGATTCAAATCCTATACCGAGGTTAATTATCCAGCCTTTGATATCTGTAAAGATAGATTAGATCGCGCATTTGATCTGATTATTGCCGATCAAGTTTTTGAACATCTACTTTTCCCATATAAAGCTGCTCAGAATGTTTATAGTATGTTGAGGCCAGGCGGACATTTCCTGATCGCTACACCATTTTTAATTGGTTATCATCCCTGTCCTTACGATTGTACACGTTGGACAGAAACGGGCATAAAATACTTCCTAGCTGAGAGTGGCTTCCCTTTGGAAAATATCAAAACGGGATCTTGGGGAAATCGGGCTTGTGTCAAGGCTTATTTGAACAAAGGCATTAAAGCCACTCGTCGAGGTTATCGTTCTATAAAGAATGATCCTGAGTTTCCAGTATCTGTTTGGGCGTTGGCAAAGAAATAATCACTCCTTCATCACTCGTTTTTAGGGTTGCTAATCTTGGTGCCTGTAGGAAATCACCGGTTAGGAGGATGACAATCACCCGATCTGGGGTAGTAGAACTGCACCGATGATGATGAGAATAGAGCAGTGGGGAGTCTCGATTAAACTCGGTTAAACAACATAAACTTGGTTAAACAACATTGACTGGCGGTTACTCCCGGTTTTCTACCTTCCTGATGCCCATGTCTCTAATCTTTGCCAATCATGCTCAAGAGATTACCTATCACAAGGTTGCTGACTATTTGAGGCGATCGACCCTCTTCAAGGCGACTTTGCAAGCCGATCCTGATTGCCCCCAATTTAACCTGCTGTATGGTTCGACCATGGTTGAGGTCGAAGTCTTACCCTGGGAAGTCCATCCCTGGGAAGAACGGGACTTGGCGATCGTCCGGGCTTCTAGTTGTGTCACGATCGGCAGTAGCATTGACTGTGACCTTATGCACTACCTCCTAGCCGAAAACCGCCGGATGCGTTTTGGAGCCTTCCACCTTGACGAAGCCAACCAGGTCGTTTTTGCCCATACGGTCCTAGGGGGCGAGAACATGGATTTGCTGGAGTTGCAGACTTGTATCCTCTCAGTGGTGACGATCGCCGATACCTACGACGATCTAATTGTCGAAAAATTTGGGGGCAAACGCTTTAAGGAGTCGTTGACGACAGGGATTGCGGGCGAACGGATTGCAGGATAACCAGTGTATCCCCGACTACTGGACTGCGGGCAAGCAACGCGCCCGTGCGATCGCGCAATTCCAAACGCACAAAGTCGAGGGCACGGGCCTGGGTTAATAACTCCCGGCCCAACTGCTCCTGCCGATTGGGGGCCAGACTGTACCACTCATCCCCGATCGTCACGACTAAACGCCCTTGAGGAAAGTTGGCCTGTACGGCTTGGACGAGTCCATCGGCATACTGAACCGAAATTTCAGCAATATCACTTTGGATAGCGGCAATTAAACTTTGCTCAGGCGTGAGTTCAGCCGGTGGTGGAGGTGGCAGTTCGGGGGGAGGCACTGGCTTCGGTTCAGAAGATAGGGTTGGTTGGGGTTGGGGTTCAGCCGGTGCGATGGCTGGAGGCTCAGTGGGGGGAGCCACCACAACCGTCGTTGGTGGTGATTCACAGGGTGGACATTCGGCGACAGTTAGGGGCGTCGGAACTGTCGCCACGCTGGGCTTACCGGAAATTACACTGGACACCAACCAGACCCCTAAGACCATCAATGCCAGCGTCATCCCCGTAAGGACAGAGTCCGAGAGGGTTTGCTGGACACCCGCCGGTAAGCGCCGCCGGATTTGCAACAAGATCTGTCGCCATAGGATTTGGACGGGAATCGCGATCGCTTGTAGCCAACCGCTTACCTGCGATCGTGGTGAGGACTGGGTTTCCAGCGCCGCAATCATTTCATTCAAAAGCGCGATCGTTCCCCGTAACTGGCGGATTAGCCAGCGATTGGCTGCAGAGGTGGAACCCACTAGGGGGCTTGGGCAGTCCCCCGATGACGACTCAGTCACAGGGGAGTCAGATAGTGGGTCCTGGGACGGATCTTCATCAGAAAACGACATCGTAGCCTCTCTGAATGCACAAGCAACCGGCGAAGCCAATCCCCTTAGCCCAGCGATCGCTTCAAGCTAGGGCGCAACGTCCAGCCCCAATGTATCATTTTGGTGTTCCCACATTGTATGCCTGTAGCGTTTGCACAAATTTGCGCAAATTTGCCCAAAATAGATGGCCAAGAGCAGAGACCGTGCGGTTTAAGTCAGTTAACCTACGTCCACTAACGTCTTTCTTCTAATAACTGGCTACGTTTCCAGAAATAGCCCGACAGCCAATTGGTGGAAATATGGGCCAGTACGGGGACTAGCAGGTTGCCAGTCACGATCGCGCTAAACCCAAACACTAAACCGATTACCGTTGCCCAGACTGCATAAGGCCATTGTTGCCGCCCACTCAGGTGTAAGACACCAAAGCAGAGGCTAGAAAGTAACACCGCGATCGGGCTTAGTCCTAACGCCGACAGCATCACTCCCCGGAACAGCAGTTCCTCGCTCAACCCTGGCAATAATCCCAACCAGACTAAATCCGGCAACGTCAGCGGCTTTAGCACCAAAGCTAGATAATAATCGGCACTCTGGCGGTAGGCCCCCCAAACTTGGTACACCA
This DNA window, taken from Trichothermofontia sichuanensis B231, encodes the following:
- a CDS encoding alpha-E domain-containing protein, producing MLSRVADSIYWMNRYVERAENIARFVDVNLHLLLESPTGMAQQWQPLVLTTGDLEFFEEHYGEANADNVIQFLTFDEDYPNSIVSCLRSARENARSVREVISSEMWEQLNQFYLMVREAAPGQPLSALHDFFTEVKLSSHLFAGVMDATLSHNEGWHFGQIGRLLERADKTARILDVKYFILLPSVQDVGTMMDEVQWIALLKSASAFEMYRKRRKHRITPIGVVEFLVLDREFPRAMRFCLLQAERSLHQITGTPAGTWSNPAERALGRLRSELDYITAEEIIQTGLHEFLDSLQLQMNEVGQQIFETFFALT
- a CDS encoding superantigen-like protein SSL4 — translated: MSFSDEDPSQDPLSDSPVTESSSGDCPSPLVGSTSAANRWLIRQLRGTIALLNEMIAALETQSSPRSQVSGWLQAIAIPVQILWRQILLQIRRRLPAGVQQTLSDSVLTGMTLALMVLGVWLVSSVISGKPSVATVPTPLTVAECPPCESPPTTVVVAPPTEPPAIAPAEPQPQPTLSSEPKPVPPPELPPPPPAELTPEQSLIAAIQSDIAEISVQYADGLVQAVQANFPQGRLVVTIGDEWYSLAPNRQEQLGRELLTQARALDFVRLELRDRTGALLARSPVVGDTLVILQSVRPQSLSSTTP
- the map gene encoding type I methionyl aminopeptidase produces the protein MKNLLSNLLVPPPSPPRLSAQRQRVEIKSAREIEIMRQAGRIAATVLKEIADRVEPGMTTADLDAYAEQRLRELGATPSFKGYHGFPASLCTSINNEVVHGIPSHRKQIRAGDLLKVDTGAYFQGFHGDSCITIAVGTVTPAAAKLMQAAETALYKGIEQVKAGNYLLDIAGAIEDYAKSQGFKVVEDYTGHGVGRNLHEEPAVFNFRTHDLPNVKLRAGMTLAIEPILNAGSKYTRTLADRWTVVTVDRSLSAQFEHTVLVTETGYEILTDRSQV
- a CDS encoding T3SS (YopN, CesT) and YbjN peptide-binding chaperone 1, with protein sequence MSLIFANHAQEITYHKVADYLRRSTLFKATLQADPDCPQFNLLYGSTMVEVEVLPWEVHPWEERDLAIVRASSCVTIGSSIDCDLMHYLLAENRRMRFGAFHLDEANQVVFAHTVLGGENMDLLELQTCILSVVTIADTYDDLIVEKFGGKRFKESLTTGIAGERIAG
- a CDS encoding PCP reductase family protein; translation: MSDAVTWDPEAEARLKEIPFFVRPIARKKLEKFAQEEFGATAVTVAICEQAKQKFGE
- a CDS encoding DUF2079 domain-containing protein, producing the protein MQSRSLRTVPSLADLLPFTPDPVVRNLKLRAVPVLSPVGRLALIFLGLALVVSLHRYFSFYTSNDQGIFNQVFWNNLHGHFFQSSLSSQLSTNVIHAGEVPTVYYHRLGQHFTPALLLWLPFYALWPSPALLLTLQVILATLAGLVLYVLARQRLSPQLSGWIVASYYGANAVIGPAVGNFYDACQLLLFVFGLLLGLEKRWDWLFWLGAALTLAVREDAGVVLVGIGAYLVLSKRDPVRGGLLAGLSLGYILVITGVVMPVFSADISRRFMIERFGQYVTTEDASTLAIVAAIARQPWQLLVELVTPVRGTVQYLLGHWLPLAFVPAIAPASWIMTGLPLLQIFLQQGTEALSINVRYATPVIPGLFYGAILWWSQRLARSATIVTPGEIVPTVSLPSRRFRRFWMGCIVLSLLFTLLANPHRSLYFLIPDSMQPWVYVSLPRQWHHVGQIRQVLAQIPPTASVSASRFLVPQLSGRRAVLQLPHLQVRDDHFQVVNVDYAIADFWNLAYQLEFSGARAKLAETLTVFEQAQQQGYALVAYADGVVLLQAGGVADPPAIATWETLRQDLRSRLAAWGKKES
- a CDS encoding class I SAM-dependent methyltransferase, which codes for MNIEKLFVGNQEKIKALLSAIGFDYRHWDRSVLYTNCFALIRELEPSTLDVLEIAPSQVWQELGFKSYTEVNYPAFDICKDRLDRAFDLIIADQVFEHLLFPYKAAQNVYSMLRPGGHFLIATPFLIGYHPCPYDCTRWTETGIKYFLAESGFPLENIKTGSWGNRACVKAYLNKGIKATRRGYRSIKNDPEFPVSVWALAKK
- a CDS encoding DUF6761 family protein produces the protein MLQDTQTIRFYQRLSDALVELWQRGYRFDDLRLYIDGYIAALRHSNAIEPYLIHRLEQEISRFLYDPSNFEMTETQTETDFR
- the gcvPB gene encoding aminomethyl-transferring glycine dehydrogenase subunit GcvPB translates to MGVPKQANLLIMPEASIYRKSTPDYTAQYFPPADPVLLTDYLPAHLISLEPPALPRVSEREVVKHYTRLSQGNFSIDTNFYPLGSCTMKYNPKVNDWAASLPGFANLHPYQPEATVQGALQLMYDLGVALADITGLAETSLQPAAGAHGELTGILMVRAYHAAQGQAEQRRIVLVPDSAHGTNPATATMAGYQVQEVRSNAQGLVDLEHLAELLNDQVAALMLTNPNTVGLFETNIRAIAQQVHAVGGLLYYDGANLNAIAGLARPGDMGFDVVHLNLHKTFSTPHGGGGPGCGPVVANAKLAPYLPKPRVVKTETGYGLDFEVNESIGRIKGFYGNFGVMVRAYTYIMTLGIDGLRQSSEDAILNANYLRHLIQEHYPPSHGQVPCMHEFVVSAQRQKKAGSSAYGIAKRLLDYGFHSPTVYWPAIVPEALMIEPTETETLETLRQFAQALIQIDHEIQQDPDFVNHAPHNLPVGRVDEAKAARSPQFTWQEEE
- a CDS encoding CPBP family intramembrane glutamic endopeptidase, which translates into the protein MAKQHSNLPELEPLTRIQILVAMGSTAVILLVIAKLWLQFGRVDLLAVAWDGVAILIGLGLGLAVTLASSLVYQVWGAYRQSADYYLALVLKPLTLPDLVWLGLLPGLSEELLFRGVMLSALGLSPIAVLLSSLCFGVLHLSGRQQWPYAVWATVIGLVFGFSAIVTGNLLVPVLAHISTNWLSGYFWKRSQLLEERR